Genomic window (Cenarchaeum symbiont of Oopsacas minuta):
ATGGCGTAATTTTATATCCATTCCAAAACGTTCTTCATGGCGTTTCATATATCGGAATATTGCGAGCATATTTCCAATCTGTTTTACAGGGTGAAATTGACCGTCTATTTTTTTGCGTACAAAGTCATACACCGTACCATATATGGAAAAGTGTTTGGCAACTTGTCGTTCATATTCTCGAATATCATCTATATTTTTTATCAAAATGTCTGCGCATTCCATACTTGGTATGATTCCCTCACCTAGCAATGGAAATACAGTCCCTATAGATTCACCAACTCCGACTATATTGCCATCAGAATACGGCATACAGTTTTCTGGTGTTGCAAGTCGAATGGGTCTACCTACCGTCTTTATGATCTTACCTCCATATTTATTGAGAAATTTGTTAGTCTCTGTTACGTGGTTTTTGTTGTAATCTCCAGCTCCAATATGTGCAATCTTTTTACCTAGTGGAAAATACCAAAAATATCCTGACATTCCTTTGAATGCGTGTACGAAAAAATCATCATATGGAACACTCTCTTTATATTCTACTTTGTACTCGTATGTGGGAAGAAAGAAATCATTTTTTATACGTGGTAGATATGATCTATGAAAGCCAGTACAATCTATGACAAGATCGTACTCATCTACTAGTTCTTTCTTTGCAGGTGCCTTACCATAGTGTACGGTGCACCCTTGCACAAAATCTTTAATCAACCCTATCTTATCATATGTACATAGACCGTGCAGGGCAATATTGAATTTTTTTCCAGCACACGATATATGCATAAACTTTCCGTTGTGTATGACATATTTTTCAAAATCAATTCCAGATAGATCGCACATCTGTGTCATGCGATTTTTTGAAGATCCCCACGCGCATATGGAATCATGCCTCTCTTTCTCCATACGCTCATAACCTACCACTGTATGATTATTCTTTAAACGGGATAAAAGATAGCTTCCAGCAACCCCAATTCCCATTACGGCGATCTTCATTGTGCCCCGTATTCTCTAACCTATTAATAAATTAAAACTCGTAATTATTCAACAAGTATTGCAGGTTTTAATGGCCGCGCGTATTTTGCTTTGCCTTTTGAATCATCCTTGTATGCATCATCTTCGGAGAATATGCGTAGATGCGCACCAAACTGCATCTTTATCAAATCTGGAAGTGTATCTGATAGTATCTTCTTTTCGTCTAGCACACCTTTCTCTGCCACATATCGGCGTACCTCTTCTGTCTCAGAGAGTATATCTTTTATTGATCTTTGCACATAATCTGGGGATTTTTTGATATTTTGTGTATTTGAATCTAATAGTAATTTTGGCATAATCTGCCCCATATTTGAGGCGCCATCTTGTATCTCTTGTACGATGCGCCGATAAGAGATGGTTTTTAGGTCTCCTGCAGTATATATGGTAATTATCTTTGGGCTCATCTTTGTCACCTTTAATATCTTTGAGATATCTTCTAAAATCCGTTTTAATAGATCTTCAGTAATGTTTGCATCATTGGATATGCTCTCATCAGCTATTGGCCATGAAGATTTTGATGCGCGTGTTGTATTACCAAGACGTTCCCACATCTCTTCTGCTGTATGCGGGGTAAATGGAGATAGCATCAACGCTCTAGCAGAATCTATCTTGCCTAGTATTGCAGGTCTTCCGGTTCTATTACGTGCTGCCATTCTCTTTGCATGCCACTGTATGTCTGAATCTAGACCGTACAATATGATGTGAAGTGCTTCGCGCAGCCTCATCTTTTTTATGAGTTTTGTAGTATCGGATATTGCCTTGTTTAGCCTCGACAAAAGCCATACGTCTTCTAGTTCCTCACACGGTCCGTCCGATTTTAGGTTATAGTTTGTGATCAGTGATTCAAGACGACGCGATATGCTGTCAACAGATCCGATGTTAAAGTCAGCATCTTGTAAGAGTTCAGATGAGACTAGAATTGCTGCACGTATTGGATCTGCACCGTACTTTTGTATGGCTTGCCGAAGCGGTATGATGTTTCCCATAGATTTTGACATCTTTTTTCCATCCATGAGAACAGAGCCGTTGACCACTATCTGCCTTGGCCATCTCTCTTCGTTGTATATTGCAACATGGTTTAAAACAAAGAATGAGAGGTGGTTTGGAACTAGGTCGCGTCCTGAATGTCTTGAATCCACAGGGTAATAATACTCGAAAGATTCTCTAGCCTCTCTTGCTCCATCACATAATCTATCTAAACTACCCTTTCCCAAAAAAACATAATCACAAAACTCTGCGGTGATGTCTTTTGGTTTTATCTTTCCAGCGTTTACAAGACGTGATATAGTATAATACGACATGTATATGACAGAGTCTGCTAGGCTCTCTATTATCCAGTCTTTGTCCCACGGCAGTGGGGTTCCAAGACCACTCTGACGTGCATATGCCCTCTGATGTAGCCATTTTAATGTGTGGTCAAACTCTGTTTTAATCTCTGCTGGAAGTATCTGCATGGAACTAAAACATTTTGCTGCTTTTTTCTTCCAACTCTCGTCGCCATAGTTTAGAAACCATTGGTTCTCTAGCATCTTTATTACACATACTGCACCACACCTACATCTTACTGGATGATTTGTCATCTCAAACATTTTGTCAGCTATATCTTTTTCTACAAGCCATTTATGCACTATATCTTTTGCATCAGATGTCTTTGTGTTTACAAATTTGCCAGTATTCTCCATCATCACTCCTCCGTAAAATTCTTTTGCATAGACAATTTTTGTAGACTCTTCAAGACGTGGATCGTTTTGATCTTTTATGCCATCTTTTTTCACCTGTTCTTGAGCTGGTATGCCATTATATTCTGGCGACTTTATTATTACAATTGGTTTTATGGCAGCAGCTTTTGTGGCAAACGAATCTTTTCTTGCAGCAAGGTCTGTTAACGCGCAATAGTCAAATGGAGCATGTGCAGGAACAGACATGACTATTCCTGTCCCAACATCTGTTTTTACAAAATGCGCAGGAAATATTGGAATCTCTCTTCCTTTATAGTTTGTAGCTACCATCTTGCATATATTGGAACCTAGAATATCTCCACCTCTCTCTATTTTTTTACCAAGATAGGCAAGTTTTTCCGTACATTCTGGGCTGACGATCCATCTCTTTCCATCTATTGTTACTTTTTCGTATAATATCTCTGGATTTACCCACAGATTTGTTACTCCAAAGATCGTCTCTGCGCGCAACGTGGCAGCAGGTAAAATATATCCATCACACTCAAATTTTATTATGGAATATTCTGTAAAGTCCGGCTCCACATCTCCCATTGTATCGTGTTGTGATACTGGGTTTCCATCCTTTGGGCACCATCCTACAGGATGTGAACCTTGAACTATGAGGCCTTTCTTCTTGAGCGTATTTGCCTGCCATTCGATAAATTTTTTATATGGCGCATCGATCGTTGTAAATTCTCCCCTCCAATCTATAGAATACCCCATCTCGTTCATTCCTTGTTTTATCTCGGCGCTAAAGTAATCTGCAATTTTTATTGGCTCTACAAATCCTTCAATAATGTCCTTTGGTACACCATACAAACCTTTTAGCACATTTATTATATCGATATCTTGGGCTTGCACTCTCTTTGCCATACCAAGTATCGGAGTTCCAGTATAATGAAATGCCATGGGGAAGAGTACGTTGTATCCTTTCATGCGCAAGAATCTTGCATGCACATCAGCTGTAGTGTATGTTCTACCATGCCCTACATGTTGTGGAGAATTCGGATATGGATACGCTACGGTAATGAATTTTTTCTCTCTACTGTCAGGTTTTGTCTCAAAGTCTCTATCCTTTGACCACCGTTCTTGCCATTTCTTTTCTAGTTTACTCCAATCCATACAAACAAGTCCAAATGTACTGATATTTTACTGCTGAGAATCAGGAAGATACGTTCCTACAAGTTTTGTCTCTTCTAGTATATGTCCATTCATTGCTGTCTTTAGTGCTCTAACATCAGCACCCCTCTCTAGATCAAGATCGGCATCCAATGCATACAGAGCAAAGACGTATGTGTGTCTACCGTCGGGCGGTGCAGGGCCGCCGTATTTTACACTGTTAAAATCCGTCTTGCCTTCTAAACATTCTCTTGGAATTGAGGATTCTGCAATCTCTCTAATAGTTGGATGAATGTTCCATACAAGCCAATGAGTCCAAACTTTACCGACTGCTTTTTTTGCATCAGGATCGTCCATTATCAGAGCTAGAGATTTACACTTTACTGGAACTTTGGATATAGATAATGGTGGACTTGCGTTCTCATTTTTATAACCATATTTTTTTGGAATCTCTCCACCTTGATCAAACGCTGAACTAGTAAGTGAGAGTGACATGTGTAGAGGCTCTAGTGTATAAAAATAAATCTTTGCTAAATAGATTTTGTAAACTTGTCTAAACCTATGCTTTGACTCTAGTAAATCTCGGAGCGTTTCCAAGATCTTCAATCTAGCGTTAAATTGGGGATCTTTTGACCAAATATTTGAAAAATTAGTCACTAATAATAGAATCATCTTTTGACTTTAATCCAAAGAAGATTCCACATCTAACCAAAATCATACACCAATGATCCCACAGAATCTCAAATAACAAACACAAAAAAAAGTAATGCAAACTAGTATTGTTATGATTCTATCACTATACGGTCGTTGTGCACGGACATGATAGAGCCTCCATATTTTTTTATTTCAGACTTTAATTTCTTATCGAGCGTAGCTACCACTCCACCATGTTTTGAGATATATTTTACAAGTGCACTATCTGCTCTCTGTTTACCTATCTTTATCTCTGGCATTTTTTTTGCTCTCTCCAAAGCTGCAGATGCTGCCAAACTCTTATTTGAATCCATTGAGAGTCCTACAAGTTCTCGCAAGACTACATCTGGTACAAGAAATCTTACAGGCCCAATCTCTGTATCAAGTGCGTCTATGTTTTTTATTTGATAGCATGCCATGTGCATCATAAAACTTGTATCACACAGTATATCAGGCAACCGTACCTGCACCGATTAATCTCCATCTGTCTGCAATTCTACTACTAATTGCAGCACGACCTTTTTTGAATGTGCATACTGGACGGCGGAACTCTACTGTTATTTTTCCATCACCAGTCTTTGTAACCTTGCATAGCTCAGGTGATGTACCTATACTAAATCGTAACATATCTCCTGTCTTTATCGGCTGTACTTTGGCAGTAGACTGCATTCCAACTGCCGAATCAAAGAGGTTTGTCTTAAATGATGCAGTCATTGTGCTATCTGGAAGTGTTCCAGGCTTGCCTATTACAGCACCAATCAACGCATCACCACTAGCCATAGATGGATCGAGCTTTGTTCCTATTGCCACAAGTCCACCAGGAAGTACACTCTCTACCAATCCTGCTCCTGTTCCAAGCGAATCTATTTTTGTTACAATTGTATTGTATGTGTTCTTTTTACCTTCTTGCACTCCAGGTTTTATCTCGATCTCATCGCCCACTTTGAACATCCCAGCAGTTAGCGAACCGCCTATAATTCCACCTTTCATCTTTGATATATTTGTGCCAGGTCTGTTTACATCAAATGAGCGTAATACATGCATTATGGGATCTGCCTTGCTGTCACGTTTTGGTGTAGTTATCTGCGACTCTATGGCGCCTATGAGAGCATCTTTGTTCAGTCCAGACTGCGCTGAGACAGGTATGATGGGCGCATCGAGATTGAATTTGGTCATAAATTTTTTCATCTCTGAATGGGTTGCAATAGCCTCTTCGTACGTAAGTAGATCAATTTTATTTTGTGCCACTATAATTTGTTTTATTCCAAGAATCTGCAATGCCAAAAGATGCTCTTCAGTTTGTAACTGTGGTACTTTTTGATCTGCACCGATAACCAAGATACTTCCATCCATCAGAGCTGCTCCAGATAACATGTTTGCCATGAGACTCTCGTGACCTGGACTGTCCACTATGCTTACAACTCTACTAAGATCTGATTTTTTTCCACAGTTGGAACATTTTGATTCTGTTGAATATCCTTCAGGCTCGGAGCATTTTGGGCATTTGTAAAACGCTACATCTGAATATCCAACACGTATTGTAATTCCTCGTTTTAGTTCCTGACTGTGCATACTAGTCCATACACCAGTAAGCGATTGTACAAGTGTGGTTTTGCCATGATCCACATGTCCTGCGGTTCCTATGTTAATACAAGGTTGATATCCATGTTTTTTTATATACCAATCGGGTAGATCATTTTTCCAATGTTTCAATATGTGATGGTATGCGTGCGTATGTTTAAGTTATTCTTTTTCTTGTTTTAGCTTTTTTGCAGGTTTGTCTTTTTGATCCTCATTTTTGGGAGTTTCTAGTTTGTCCTCTTTTTCTGGAATGATGCCATCTAGTCTACAGTTTATCTGATAAATTTCTTCTGTGATCTGCTCTCCTCGTACGAGTTTGCGTTTGCGCATTCCAGTCTCGGTCTTGCGCAGACCAACTCCAGGTGAAAGTAACACATACTTGCGTGTTCCACCATGCACATCTTGTCTCATGGGAACACCAGACTTGTCACTACCTCCAGTTATCTTGATCTTTCCTCCAAATCCAACTATTGACGCATCTAGCTCCTTGCCGATCCCTGAGCTTAGCAATGGTATGGCCTCGTCATCTTTTAGTTCCTTTGTAGTGGATCTTCCCTTTGTATCTGATATTGTAATCTTAAAACTTGCCATGTAAACGATCTGCGTCTTAAGTCTAATTAACGTTTAGATGTATGAGGTCATCTACTCTATATTTTTGTATGCAAATGTAGAACTTTCTTGATAATTATGGGCAGGGACGTGACCTCTTACCTTTTTTTATATTAGCATACATCTCTCTCATGTACCATTTTGACTATATCGATCAAAATGTTGTACATATCGAATTAAATTTACCATCTATTCTTACACACATATGTCTGAATCTACTTTGTGTCCAAAATGTGGTGAAAAGATGATAGATGTGCAGGTGTGTCATCTTATCTGTCCAAGGTGTGGTTCTAATTTGGATTGCTCTGAAAAAGGAATTTTTTGGTAGATACTGTGCCTATATGCCAGGTCTATTAGGAATATAGTCAGCTGCCATGTTTATCGCCTCTTCTTTCATGGTCTCTATGTACTCTTCATAACCGTCCATGTATCCACAGTTGTCACATTTAACATGCGTCATCTGCTCGTTAACGGTTGCAATCTCTCCGCACTTTGGACATTTTGCATTCATTGCATATAGTTGGTATTGAAACTATATAATGTTAATCTGAATGTTTATTGTATGCGGAGTTAGTCCAGCCTGGTAGGACGTCAGCTTCCCAAGCTGAAGGCCGCGTGTTCAAATCCCGCACTCCGCACCTAATTCAGCAAGTGTCTCTCGTATAGAATCTCCGTCAAGTGCATCTGGTGTGTTACACAAATATGCCTCAAAATCTTTACGTGCTCCAGTTTTATTACCTTGATTCATTCTCGTAATGGCTCGATTTTTGTATATAGGACCGTATCTAGTAGCGTTTATCGATATTGCCTTTGTGTAAAATTTCTCAGCCTCTGCATACGACTGGAGTTTTATGTAATAGTTTCCTAGACCTCTAAATGAAAGATATGATCTTGGGTTTATCTCTAGAGCTCTTTCATAATGTGTTATACACTCGGCAGAATTATTTTCGTTTAATATTGAACCAAGTAGAGAGTGTGCTGTAGAATTGGATGAGTAAAGCTGTATGGCATCTTTTAGCGATTTTATAGCACTCTTTGCATCTCCAAGCAGGTTTTGTTTCTCTGATAAAAAACATAGTCTGTTTGACTGTCTTTCCTCCTCAGAACATGGCATATTTACGAGTTTTTCGGGAGGTGCTATGATTATTGCAATGTATCCGTCTTCGGACCAGAGTGCATCAAACTGTTCTTCTGGTATGACACCCATTTGAAATTCACCTTTGCTGTTTGGTTGTGGTATGTAATGTAGTATAGTTTTCGATTCATCATCATATCCAGATATTACAGAGGCGTGCTGCACGGTACGCGATATGCCAGGTAGTATGGCTATCGGAGGTATTCCATCGTCTATGATCCTTCGCAATCCATTCATGTCTGAATGTAGCACTATGCACCCTAGACCGTGATCTTCTGCAAGATCCATCCCTTCTGCTAGTATACTGCCGTTTATCTGTGGATATTTTTTTGCAATACTTGTAGCTTTATCCATTGGCAGATCAACATTCCAGTATCTTGATACTGCATTTATTGAGAGTGGTAGGCATATGTTATCCTCCGTTACAGGAGGCAATATCAGATCGCGATCAGAGGACATGAATTATTTCTACCGTTTCCCATAATATTCTTTACGTGTCGGCAAATTTTAAGAGCATCTTTTGTCCACCATACGTCTCTTCTGGATGAAATTGAGCGCCAAACATCTTTGTTCCAACAACGTGCACGAATTCATTTTCACACGTCTCTGATCCACCAATCCTCTCGAGTCTAGATCCAAGATTTGCAATCTCATATCTATGACTCTCAAAGACCTGCTGCACCCCTGTATCGCATAATGGATTTTGTTCAAATGTGACCTTTTCGAGTCCTCTGCGTACTTTGGACATCTTTCGTATGGTTCCACCAAAAGTCAGAGCGAGCATCTCTGCACCATAACATATCCCAAAGAGTGGCTTTCCTGTGGAATCTGCATGCCGAATTATCGCTGCGTTTACGGCGTTTGTTTTTTTGTTGTTGCTCTTACGACCAGAGAGTATGAATGAATCATATCTTTTTAAATCATCATCTACACTGTTTGGAGTTAGTCGAGTCACTAGAAAGTTGTCAAGACATTCTTCTATATCGTCTGTAAATACTGATCCGTTGTCAACTAGTAGCACCTTATTTCCCTACTTCGATGGATATATAGTGTAACTCTAACACACCATCGCGCAAAAGTACAGTTCCAAAGTTGAGATCACTCTCTGTCTCCCAAAGAAACACCCTAGAGGTACGCGGTTTTACATAGTCTGATATAAACTCGTCAACTAGAGTCTCAGTCTCTTCTCTTTGCACATCTGTGTAAAAGAACGCTTCTGCCTGTACAAATGTTATGGGTATCTGAATGGATGATGGTTCTACTACTTGTAGACCCGATTCAGTAAACAATGCACGGACAATAGATACTCTCTCGTCTCTATCTAGTGCTATGGCCCCTGCCTCTACTGATGCAGTAGGTGCTACTCCTGAGAGTTTATTCAGATATGCCTCAAATGCCTCTTCTTGTGTCTCTCCAAGACCGACATGATACTCTCCTGTAAATGCAGCTCCAACTGCGGCAATAGTGCCAAGTTGTGCTACTACCCCTCCAGCGCCTGCAGTATATACTGGTATAAAGTACGTATCATGATCTCCAACTCTATACAGTATATTGTCCCCAATGCGAGGATTACGCAAGAGCGTCTTTAACTGTGCAAAGTCAGGATCTCTGTCTAGTGCTTCACGTACTGCAGTAGGACCGATTAATTTTGTAGTTGAGTTTAGTGGAATTTCATAAAACTGCATCTTGCCTAGGTTTGGCATATCGTTTTGCACTATCATAAAACCAGCAAGGTTACGTCCTTGAGAGCCACGCAACTCCAAAGAAAGTAGTCCAAGAAACTCCGTTTGGTTGAATCCTGGAGGTTTTGCTTCTATGTAATAGGTGTCAAGACCAGCTGGAATTTCATAAAATTCATTTGCTTGTATGTACGTTTCAATGTCCGTTACATGATAAAAGTTGTACATACTTGTCTTCCAATTGAATAGTTCTACAGGATATCTTGCCTGATTATCAAGCCATTCTGGCATGGGCTCAAATCTGTCTCCGTATTGACTCTCAAACATTTTTGTGAAAAAGTCATCACCTACCTTTAAGAGTCGAATGTCTCCATTATACGTATCAATCAGCGCGTATCCTACTAGACGTATGTAAAAGTTTTCAGATGACCATGGAATATTGTCAGCCTTTATTCCGAATATGAGTGGCATCAACCAATACGTGTTTTCACCGTCGGTTACTGGATACGAGTCTATATCTTTACCAAAGAAATTATATACAAAATATGGGTACAGTTGAGACATTCTATCGTTGATGTCTTTGTACCTCATCAGATGTACTGGCTCGCTTGGAAATGAGAGTACAAAATTCGGCTCAAATATCCAGCTTATTGGCGGTGAGACTGTCAGACCGCCACGCCCTTCATAAAACACTCCGTTCAATTCAGCACTCTCTACTCTATTCTCTGGGTATGTAGACCATGTATCTTCCAACAATCCTCCTTCTCCATAGTATATGGTGCGCTGCTCGAAGAATGTTGCACTGTCTATGATCTTTCCCTTTGTGGCATCAAGTGTCAAAAATCCGTTCGGTACATGCGTATACACCAAATGTTCGTTATACCATCTATTTCCAACGTCAACTGACGGTGGAAGAACTGGCTTCATTGATGCTGTCCAGTATAATGTATCATTAAAGCGGAGTATATCATTGTCTTCAAAATCAACATATGGAATTAGTCCAATCTCTGGCTTTAGCTTTGCGAATGCAGCATCCCAGTCCCATACGCGTATGACTTTGAGCACATCGGAATTTTCATCTACATATCTAGGTATGTTGTTTGGTTGTACAGATACCAAGTCTACTCTGTGTTCGTTTACCTCTATCTGATCTAGCTGAGCCAAGTGTCTGTTTATCCCTATCTGTTGTGCAGTGTAAGGTCCAAGATACTCTATTTTTTTGGCGTCGGCGATGCCATCATTTACAGATATGATTCCTCCCACAGATATTACAATTACACTTATGACAATAATGCGTAAGAGAACATCCTTTGGCATCATGTGGGTTAGCACCTTTGATCGTATTCGATCCATCGTGGCAAATACAATTAATGCAATCCCTGTTACAAAAAATCCTGCTATAGTATATCGCGTGTTATAGTCAATGTCACTTGTAAAGAACATATTGATACACGACCAAATTATGCCCACACCAACTATGGTCTCCATTATAGATACGTATCTGCGATAATTTGGTTTTGATTCTCCATGCATATATGATGTAATTATTCCCAGTATGTGATGTATGCCAAGATACAACAATAGTCGTAATCCTATGGCTCCAAGTACGGGAGGTATGAGCAAAAGTAATGCTGGGATCATCGGAATCACAATATCCGTACTATATGTAGAGTCTATTGGAGGTGTTACAAACGGAAGCGTAAACAATTTGGCTATGTGTTCTGCACCAAGAGAATCACCTTGGATGAACTCCATGGCGGCAAATCCAAACAATATGTTTGTAAAGAATGCTCCAAAGAGCAGAATTTTAGTAATCTGCCATATTACAAATGAGATGGTTCCAAGTTTGTATTTTTTATAGCCCTCAATATTTTTGATATTCGGATTTTGACTAGAGGAGATAAATGAGATCAACGTATTGATTATATACCAAAAGATGGAAGATCTAGAAACAATGTTGACTCGTACTAGAGCTATAACCGATAGTATGACTGCGGAGATTAGCGAGTAAAAGAGTGGTTTTGTAAACTGGTCATCAAATTCATTCAC
Coding sequences:
- a CDS encoding putative membrane protein, which gives rise to MYSASTERPQPPPNAGNMVRFGIIAFIAILIIVIVGRPAVAFFMNVNEFDDQFTKPLFYSLISAVILSVIALVRVNIVSRSSIFWYIINTLISFISSSQNPNIKNIEGYKKYKLGTISFVIWQITKILLFGAFFTNILFGFAAMEFIQGDSLGAEHIAKLFTLPFVTPPIDSTYSTDIVIPMIPALLLLIPPVLGAIGLRLLLYLGIHHILGIITSYMHGESKPNYRRYVSIMETIVGVGIIWSCINMFFTSDIDYNTRYTIAGFFVTGIALIVFATMDRIRSKVLTHMMPKDVLLRIIVISVIVISVGGIISVNDGIADAKKIEYLGPYTAQQIGINRHLAQLDQIEVNEHRVDLVSVQPNNIPRYVDENSDVLKVIRVWDWDAAFAKLKPEIGLIPYVDFEDNDILRFNDTLYWTASMKPVLPPSVDVGNRWYNEHLVYTHVPNGFLTLDATKGKIIDSATFFEQRTIYYGEGGLLEDTWSTYPENRVESAELNGVFYEGRGGLTVSPPISWIFEPNFVLSFPSEPVHLMRYKDINDRMSQLYPYFVYNFFGKDIDSYPVTDGENTYWLMPLIFGIKADNIPWSSENFYIRLVGYALIDTYNGDIRLLKVGDDFFTKMFESQYGDRFEPMPEWLDNQARYPVELFNWKTSMYNFYHVTDIETYIQANEFYEIPAGLDTYYIEAKPPGFNQTEFLGLLSLELRGSQGRNLAGFMIVQNDMPNLGKMQFYEIPLNSTTKLIGPTAVREALDRDPDFAQLKTLLRNPRIGDNILYRVGDHDTYFIPVYTAGAGGVVAQLGTIAAVGAAFTGEYHVGLGETQEEAFEAYLNKLSGVAPTASVEAGAIALDRDERVSIVRALFTESGLQVVEPSSIQIPITFVQAEAFFYTDVQREETETLVDEFISDYVKPRTSRVFLWETESDLNFGTVLLRDGVLELHYISIEVGK
- a CDS encoding ribosomal protein S6e; the protein is MASFKITISDTKGRSTTKELKDDEAIPLLSSGIGKELDASIVGFGGKIKITGGSDKSGVPMRQDVHGGTRKYVLLSPGVGLRKTETGMRKRKLVRGEQITEEIYQINCRLDGIIPEKEDKLETPKNEDQKDKPAKKLKQEKE
- a CDS encoding dehydrogenase; its protein translation is MKIAVMGIGVAGSYLLSRLKNNHTVVGYERMEKERHDSICAWGSSKNRMTQMCDLSGIDFEKYVIHNGKFMHISCAGKKFNIALHGLCTYDKIGLIKDFVQGCTVHYGKAPAKKELVDEYDLVIDCTGFHRSYLPRIKNDFFLPTYEYKVEYKESVPYDDFFVHAFKGMSGYFWYFPLGKKIAHIGAGDYNKNHVTETNKFLNKYGGKIIKTVGRPIRLATPENCMPYSDGNIVGVGESIGTVFPLLGEGIIPSMECADILIKNIDDIREYERQVAKHFSIYGTVYDFVRKKIDGQFHPVKQIGNMLAIFRYMKRHEERFGMDIKLRHLAKVAQA
- a CDS encoding glutamine amidotransferase class I (guaA), which encodes MLLVDNGSVFTDDIEECLDNFLVTRLTPNSVDDDLKRYDSFILSGRKSNNKKTNAVNAAIIRHADSTGKPLFGICYGAEMLALTFGGTIRKMSKVRRGLEKVTFEQNPLCDTGVQQVFESHRYEIANLGSRLERIGGSETCENEFVHVVGTKMFGAQFHPEETYGGQKMLLKFADT
- a CDS encoding leucine--tRNA ligase, producing the protein MDWSKLEKKWQERWSKDRDFETKPDSREKKFITVAYPYPNSPQHVGHGRTYTTADVHARFLRMKGYNVLFPMAFHYTGTPILGMAKRVQAQDIDIINVLKGLYGVPKDIIEGFVEPIKIADYFSAEIKQGMNEMGYSIDWRGEFTTIDAPYKKFIEWQANTLKKKGLIVQGSHPVGWCPKDGNPVSQHDTMGDVEPDFTEYSIIKFECDGYILPAATLRAETIFGVTNLWVNPEILYEKVTIDGKRWIVSPECTEKLAYLGKKIERGGDILGSNICKMVATNYKGREIPIFPAHFVKTDVGTGIVMSVPAHAPFDYCALTDLAARKDSFATKAAAIKPIVIIKSPEYNGIPAQEQVKKDGIKDQNDPRLEESTKIVYAKEFYGGVMMENTGKFVNTKTSDAKDIVHKWLVEKDIADKMFEMTNHPVRCRCGAVCVIKMLENQWFLNYGDESWKKKAAKCFSSMQILPAEIKTEFDHTLKWLHQRAYARQSGLGTPLPWDKDWIIESLADSVIYMSYYTISRLVNAGKIKPKDITAEFCDYVFLGKGSLDRLCDGAREARESFEYYYPVDSRHSGRDLVPNHLSFFVLNHVAIYNEERWPRQIVVNGSVLMDGKKMSKSMGNIIPLRQAIQKYGADPIRAAILVSSELLQDADFNIGSVDSISRRLESLITNYNLKSDGPCEELEDVWLLSRLNKAISDTTKLIKKMRLREALHIILYGLDSDIQWHAKRMAARNRTGRPAILGKIDSARALMLSPFTPHTAEEMWERLGNTTRASKSSWPIADESISNDANITEDLLKRILEDISKILKVTKMSPKIITIYTAGDLKTISYRRIVQEIQDGASNMGQIMPKLLLDSNTQNIKKSPDYVQRSIKDILSETEEVRRYVAEKGVLDEKKILSDTLPDLIKMQFGAHLRIFSEDDAYKDDSKGKAKYARPLKPAILVE
- a CDS encoding translation initiation factor IF-2 subunit gamma; this encodes MKHWKNDLPDWYIKKHGYQPCINIGTAGHVDHGKTTLVQSLTGVWTSMHSQELKRGITIRVGYSDVAFYKCPKCSEPEGYSTESKCSNCGKKSDLSRVVSIVDSPGHESLMANMLSGAALMDGSILVIGADQKVPQLQTEEHLLALQILGIKQIIVAQNKIDLLTYEEAIATHSEMKKFMTKFNLDAPIIPVSAQSGLNKDALIGAIESQITTPKRDSKADPIMHVLRSFDVNRPGTNISKMKGGIIGGSLTAGMFKVGDEIEIKPGVQEGKKNTYNTIVTKIDSLGTGAGLVESVLPGGLVAIGTKLDPSMASGDALIGAVIGKPGTLPDSTMTASFKTNLFDSAVGMQSTAKVQPIKTGDMLRFSIGTSPELCKVTKTGDGKITVEFRRPVCTFKKGRAAISSRIADRWRLIGAGTVA
- a CDS encoding TPR repeat protein, coding for MSSDRDLILPPVTEDNICLPLSINAVSRYWNVDLPMDKATSIAKKYPQINGSILAEGMDLAEDHGLGCIVLHSDMNGLRRIIDDGIPPIAILPGISRTVQHASVISGYDDESKTILHYIPQPNSKGEFQMGVIPEEQFDALWSEDGYIAIIIAPPEKLVNMPCSEEERQSNRLCFLSEKQNLLGDAKSAIKSLKDAIQLYSSNSTAHSLLGSILNENNSAECITHYERALEINPRSYLSFRGLGNYYIKLQSYAEAEKFYTKAISINATRYGPIYKNRAITRMNQGNKTGARKDFEAYLCNTPDALDGDSIRETLAELGAECGI
- a CDS encoding twitching motility protein PilT, translating into MPDILCDTSFMMHMACYQIKNIDALDTEIGPVRFLVPDVVLRELVGLSMDSNKSLAASAALERAKKMPEIKIGKQRADSALVKYISKHGGVVATLDKKLKSEIKKYGGSIMSVHNDRIVIES
- a CDS encoding PEBP family protein — encoded protein: MSLSLTSSAFDQGGEIPKKYGYKNENASPPLSISKVPVKCKSLALIMDDPDAKKAVGKVWTHWLVWNIHPTIREIAESSIPRECLEGKTDFNSVKYGGPAPPDGRHTYVFALYALDADLDLERGADVRALKTAMNGHILEETKLVGTYLPDSQQ